TTCGGGGTTCAGCTTGATGAGCTTGCCTTCAGCAACCATCTGCTTGGTCAGGCGGTCGAACTCTCCGCGGGAGCCATCGCACCACACGACGTCATCGGGTTGTGTCAGCTCGGCGACCTCGGCGACCCAGGTACGCAGCTCGTCAAGGCCACTCAGGCCTTCTCGCTGATACGACGTGAAATTGACGGTGCTACCGTCTTCCGTCGTTTCACTCTCATTGATCCGTTGTCCGATGAGTTCTGCGAGTGACATTTACGCCTCCGTGCGGTGTCAAGATCATGTCCTATCTCCACTTTGGGGCATGGTTTCGGCTTATGCTGTCGAACTTGCGTGTCAAGAAATGCAATTCTTACGATACTGTTGAATCATGGCCACTTCGAGCGATCTCGCTACCCTCGGGCACCGCGTCCGCCACTTTCGCACGCAAGCCGGGCTCACCCTCGATGCACTGGGCTCAGCCGTGAGCGTCACAGGCAGTCAGCTCTCGCTCATCGAGAACGGCAAACGCGAACCCAAGCTGTCGCTGCTCACGGCAATCGCCGATGCTGTGAATGTTCCCCTGACAGATCTGCTGACGCGTGAACCACCGTCACGCAGAGCTGCCCTCGAACTCGAGCTGCTCGACGCTCAGGCAGGGCCGCTCTATTCGACGCTCGGCTTGCCGACGGTGAAACCGAACCGGGGCGTGAGCGATGACATGCTCGAGTCAATTGTGGGACTACACCGTGAGCTGCAGCGGCGGGCGACAGAGGCAATCGCAACGCCAGAAGAAGCCAGACGGGCGAACACCGAGCTTCGGGCAATGATGCGCGCACAAGACAACTACCTTCCCGAGATCGAAAAGGTTGCCGAAGAGCGAGTGACTGCGGCAGGGCATTCCACGGGCGCGCTCACCCACCGCACTGTCGGCATCATGGCGGAGCAACTCGGCTTCGAACTGCTCTATGTGAACGACCTGCCGAATTCTGCTCGTTCGATCACCGATCTGGAGAACGGCCGTATCTACCTCCCTCCCGCGTCAATTCCCGGCGGTCACGGGCTCCGCTCCATGGCGCTGCAGGCGATGGCGCATCGACTGCTGGGACACACAGTGCCCACGAGCTACGCTCAATTTCTGAAACAGCGTCTCGAAATCAACTACTTCGCCGCCTGCTGCCTCATGCCGCAGACGAAGGCCGTCTCCTTTCTCGGCGAAGCCAAGAAGAACCGCAACCTCGCGGTAGAAGACTTTCGCGATGCGTTCGGTGTGACCCACGAGGCGGCAGGTCTTCGTCTCACTAACCTGGCCACATCGCAGCTCGACATGAAACTGCATTTTCTGCGGGTCACCGACGAAGGGATGCTGCAAAAGGGCTACGAGAACGACGGCATCCCTCTTCCCAGCGATGTCACGGGCTCGATCGAGGGACAACGCGTCTGCCGCAAGTGGAGCGCCCGTTCGGCTTTCACCCGCCGCAACCGCACGACGGAGCAGTACCAGTTCACAGACACTCCGGTGGGAACGTTCTGGTGCTCGACGCAGACGGGATCGACGACGGCAGGTGAGTATTCGATCTCGGTTGGCGTGCCGTTTGATGATGCGAAGTGGTTTCGCGGACGCGAGACGCAACGCCGTGTGGAGTCCCAGTGCCCAGACGAGTCGTGCTGCCAGCGTCCCTCGGACGAACTCGCAGAGAAGTGGCGTGACAAATCGTGGCCGAGCGCGCGATTGCACACACAGGTGCTCGCGCCGCTTCCCTCTGGACGGTTCCCCGGTGTCGATGACAACGAGGTATATAACTTTCTCGATCGTCACGCGATGAGTGAGTGATATGTGAGTCGGCCACGTCTGCGCTGAGAGCCCTTAGCGAAAGCGGCGACCTTCGTCGCGGCGATAGAGCATCAGCGCGAGCGCGCCTGTGACAACAAGCCAGGCGATCAGCCCGAGCCAGGTCCACGGTTCGAGCGCTCCGCCCTGCACGGCCCAGATGACCAATTCGCGTGCTTGACGAGATGGGAAGAACCGCGAGAGAGTGTTCAGCCAGTCAGCGAACATCACGGGCGGAAGAAACAGTCCGCCGGCAAACGCGAATCCGAACATCACGATCTGCACCACGGCGATCGCGGCCTTGGACGGCATCGCGTAGCCGACGGCAACGCCGATCATCATGAACGGAAGGGATGACAGCGCCAGTGCGATAAAGCCGAGAACAATTCCGCCAATTGTTGCTTCCGCTGCTGTGAAGATCGCACCGATCAGAAGCACGGGCAGTATAGCCACCATGCCCATGAGCCCTATCGAGAAGACGTACGAGAGCACGCGCGCCACTCCGGGTACGGGAAGGGTGCGCACGTAGGGATCCCACGGCTTCTCACGATCCTCAGAGATAGAGATTCCGAAGGCGAACAAGGAGTTCGCCATCACGGCGAAGACGCTCATCGAGACGACCGCCTGCGTAGCGAAGAGCGGATTCTGCGCTACATACGGCTGGGGCACGACGAAGAACAACAGTCCCAGAGCGGGAAATGCCATCGATCCGATGACAGCGATGGGAATGCGAAAGGTCTCGATCAGCGCATACTTAGCGTGCACGCCGGCGAGGCGAAGTGTGGTGTTCGACATGGCGATCTCCTTAAACCAACGTCTTCTCGGTGAGCGACAGGAATGCCTCTTCGAGGGTGGCCCCGCGCAGAGACAGATTTGAGAACGGGATGTTTCTGCGAACGATGTCCGCGACGAGCTCATCGCCATCCGACACGAAGAAGGTGTGCGTCCCGTCACCTTCTTCCCGGTGATGACGAACGCCGTCGAGTGTCGAAATGACATCAGGCTGCGGAGTCGACATACGCAGCATCCGGCCCTGCACCTGGCTCAGAATCGCGTCAAGGTTGTCATCGGCGATGACGTGGCCCCCGTCGACGACGATTACACGCTGTGCGAGAGCCTCGATCTCGTCGATGTAGTGACTCGTAACGACGACTGTCGCTCCGCGTTCGTGCTGACGGCGAACGGCTTCCCAGAGCGTGCGCCGCGCATCGACGTCGAGCCCCGTCGTCGGCTCATCGAGGAGCACGAGCATCGGGCTGCCGACGAAAGCGAGGGCGACGGAGAGCCGACGCTTTTGCCCGCCCGAGAGCGCTCCCGCTTGTTTGCCGAGCATGTCGGAGAGCCCGAATTCTGCGGCTATCTCATCGACAGCCACCGGGTCCTCGAAGTGCCGTGAGACGAAGCGGATGATCTCGCCGACGCGCAGCGCCTGCGGAAGCGCGGTCTCCTGTGGTGTGCAGCCGAGCTTCTGGCGAGCTCGATAGTCGCTGGGGTCTCCGCCGAGAAGCGTCACTCGCCCACTCGTCGGGCGTCGAAGTCCTTGCAGCAGGGAAAGCAGCGTCGTCTTTCCCGCACCATTGGGCCCAAGCAGTCCTACGATGCGGCCAGAGTCGATATTCAACGACACATCGTCGAGTGCCGTCACGTCACCGAACGTGCGCGTCACGTTTTCAAAACTAGCGAGTGCGGTCATGCTGTGCCTCCAAGTAGGCTTCTGAGCGATTCGGTGTAGTCCTCGAATCGACGTCGTCCGAGGGTGGTCAAGGCGATGTAGGTGACCGGCGATCGCCCCTCGATCGCTTTCTCGACAGTGACGTACTCCGCGTCCTCGAGCTTTCGAAGGTGCGTCGAGAGGTTGCCGGCTGTCATGGCGAGGATCTGCTGGAGTCGAGGAAATGTGATGGCCTCCTCTTTACCGAGCGTCGCCAGCGCCGATGTGATGCGCAGCCGGGCCTGCGCGTGAATGACGGGATCGAGGTCAGCCATGATTCCCGCCCGTGACCCGGCGCTTGAGGCCGGCGTTGTAAGCGGCGATCGCTACGGCGAACCCGATGAACACGAGGCCCCCGCTCATGGCGAGAAAGAGATAGTTGCCCGGAGTGCCGAAGAACGGTGCGACAGCTGCGATGATCACGAGCCACACGCCGACCGCCAGTGCCGACTTCATTTTCCAGACCGCGGCGGATACCGCCATCATGAAGCCTGTCATGAGCACAAATCCGGAGGAGAAGTAGAACTCCGTCGTTGTGTCGCTCATCCCTTGCGACAGCAGCGCCATACCGAATAACCAGAAGCCGATCATCGTCAGCGGCCACGTGGATCCGTAGGCTGCGGCAACGAAC
The Paramicrobacterium chengjingii DNA segment above includes these coding regions:
- a CDS encoding helix-turn-helix transcriptional regulator, with product MATSSDLATLGHRVRHFRTQAGLTLDALGSAVSVTGSQLSLIENGKREPKLSLLTAIADAVNVPLTDLLTREPPSRRAALELELLDAQAGPLYSTLGLPTVKPNRGVSDDMLESIVGLHRELQRRATEAIATPEEARRANTELRAMMRAQDNYLPEIEKVAEERVTAAGHSTGALTHRTVGIMAEQLGFELLYVNDLPNSARSITDLENGRIYLPPASIPGGHGLRSMALQAMAHRLLGHTVPTSYAQFLKQRLEINYFAACCLMPQTKAVSFLGEAKKNRNLAVEDFRDAFGVTHEAAGLRLTNLATSQLDMKLHFLRVTDEGMLQKGYENDGIPLPSDVTGSIEGQRVCRKWSARSAFTRRNRTTEQYQFTDTPVGTFWCSTQTGSTTAGEYSISVGVPFDDAKWFRGRETQRRVESQCPDESCCQRPSDELAEKWRDKSWPSARLHTQVLAPLPSGRFPGVDDNEVYNFLDRHAMSE
- a CDS encoding ABC transporter permease → MSNTTLRLAGVHAKYALIETFRIPIAVIGSMAFPALGLLFFVVPQPYVAQNPLFATQAVVSMSVFAVMANSLFAFGISISEDREKPWDPYVRTLPVPGVARVLSYVFSIGLMGMVAILPVLLIGAIFTAAEATIGGIVLGFIALALSSLPFMMIGVAVGYAMPSKAAIAVVQIVMFGFAFAGGLFLPPVMFADWLNTLSRFFPSRQARELVIWAVQGGALEPWTWLGLIAWLVVTGALALMLYRRDEGRRFR
- a CDS encoding ABC transporter ATP-binding protein, yielding MTALASFENVTRTFGDVTALDDVSLNIDSGRIVGLLGPNGAGKTTLLSLLQGLRRPTSGRVTLLGGDPSDYRARQKLGCTPQETALPQALRVGEIIRFVSRHFEDPVAVDEIAAEFGLSDMLGKQAGALSGGQKRRLSVALAFVGSPMLVLLDEPTTGLDVDARRTLWEAVRRQHERGATVVVTSHYIDEIEALAQRVIVVDGGHVIADDNLDAILSQVQGRMLRMSTPQPDVISTLDGVRHHREEGDGTHTFFVSDGDELVADIVRRNIPFSNLSLRGATLEEAFLSLTEKTLV
- a CDS encoding transcriptional regulator, with product MADLDPVIHAQARLRITSALATLGKEEAITFPRLQQILAMTAGNLSTHLRKLEDAEYVTVEKAIEGRSPVTYIALTTLGRRRFEDYTESLRSLLGGTA